Below is a window of Mycobacteriales bacterium DNA.
TGGGGGGAGACGATCAAGGCGATCGTCGTGCGAACCGCTGACTCGACGACGACCGAGGCGGAGCTGATCGCCTACTGCAAGAGCAAGATCGCCGGCTACAAGGCGCCGACGTCGATCGACTTCGTCGAGGTCATCCCGCGAACGGCGACCGGCAAGGTGCAGAAGTTCCGGCTTCGCGACCCGTACTGGGCCGGCCGCGACCGCCAGATCAACTAGACCCGGCTACTTCCGCTCCTCGAGCGCCCGCCGCGCCTCGGCGTGCTGGCGGTGCGGTACGAGCACCCGGACGCCCGAGCTGGTCTGCAGGGCGGGTTCGACCCCGCCCGCGTCGTCGGACGAGCTCACCGCGTGGATGCCCTGGCTGCGCAGGTAGCCGACCATCAGCTCGGCTTCGACGGTCGAGCCGGCAAAGCCCACCGCAACCGGACCCGGTGCGGAGCGGACCATCTTGCGCAGCCGATGCCAGAAGCCCGTGTCGGAGTCGAACTCCTCGACGTGCCCGGCATACCGCCGTCGCGCGTGGTTGCTCATCGCGCATCGATGTGCGCGAGCGCTGACCTCGAAGGGCAAAGAACGATGGGAACGTCGGCGCCGTCCGGACCTCCCACCGTGGCGCTTTGGAGACGGAGCGTCCACACATGGCGCACATGGAGTGCGGTCCACCGGAGCGCCACACCGGAGACCAACGGCGCGCCTCCGTTCACGCAGTCGAACTTCCGTACCGACACCTGAAGGAAGATCGTTTCGTTGGGTTGCAGGGTCATCGGGAAGCTGTGCGACTCGCTCACCAACCCGAGGGCCGCTCCGTTGCCGGGGTTGTGCTCGGACTCGTCGGACCATCTGACCCCGGTGACGCCGTACGACCCCTGAGGGCTCAGGCCCAGGATCCTGACCGCAAACCGTCCGACGTTGCCGATGGTGTAGCTCACAACACCGGTGGTGCCGGTAGGCCCGACGAGGATGTAGTTCGTGTCCTCGATCCCATCCGAGATCGCGGCCACTGTCGACGTGGCCGGACCGAACCCGCCACCCACCGCACCGGAGAGCGGTTGGTAGGTGCGCGCGTACACGACAGCTGCAATCCCAGCGCCGAACAGCGCCAGGACGAGCATGCACATCGCGATGCGCGGCCAGGTTCGGCGCCTGCGAGGCGGGACCGCGGCGACGGCGGCGTCGCTGTTCAGCTCAGTGGTCACCGGGAGCCTCCGATCGCCGCGCCAGCGTCCCACTTTCGCCATGGGTGCGCCAATATGCTGGCCGGGTGGCTCCGAGCGTCGACTACCCGCACACCGAACACCGGCTCGGCAACGGGCTGCGCGTCATCGTCAACGAGGACCATCTTGCCCCCGTGGTGGCGGTCAACATCTGGTACGACGTCGGCTCCCGGCACGAGCAGCCCGGCCGCACCGGCTTTGCGCACCTGTTCGAACACCTCATGTTCCAGGGGTCAGCGAACGTCAAGCGAGGAGAGCACTTCTCGATCGTCAACGCGGCCGGCGGCACTCTGAACGGGACCACGTGGTGCGACCGCACGAACTACTACGAGACGCTGCCGGCGCACCACCTGGCGACCGCGCTGTGGCTCGAAGCGGACCGGATGGGCGGTCTGCTGCACTCCCTCGACCAGCCCAACCTCGACAACCAGCGCGACGTGGTGAAGAACGAGAAGCGCCAGACGCGGGACAACCAGCCGTACGGGTCGTGGCTCGAGCACCTGCACGAGCTGTGTTATCCGACCGACCACCCGTACCACCACACGACGATCGGGTCGATGGCGGATCTCGACGCGGCGTCTCTGGAGGACGCGCGGTCGTTCTACGAGACGTGGTACGCCCCCGACAACGCGGTGCTCACGATCGTGGGTGATGTCGAGACATCCGAGGCGATCCTGCTCGCCGAGCGCTACTTCGGCGGCATCCCCGCGAAGGGCGGCTTTCCGACGCCGCCGCCGACCGCGATCGCGCCACGCCTCGGTGGCGAGCTACGCCGTACCGTTCCCGACCGGGTGCCGGTTCCGCGCGTGTTCGTCGCCTACCGCACCGCGCCGTTCGGGACCGCGGAGTTCGACGCGGTGCAGGTGGCATCGACGGTGCTCGGTGGCGGGCGGGGAAGCCGGTTGTACAAGGCGCTCGTGCTCGACCGGCAGCTGCTGCAGCCGTCGGACTCGGCGATCGTGGACAGCTGGCCGTTCATCGGCGGAGCGACCTTGACCATTGCCGACCTACCGGCCCGCGAGGGAGTAGAGATCGGTGCGCTCGAGGCGGCCTACCACCAGGAGGTTGCGCGGCTCGCCGACGAGGTCAGCGACGAGGAGGTCGAGCGGGCCAAGGCGCTGATCACGAGCCAGTGGCTGCACCACCTGGCGAGCGCCGACGGCCGGGCGGACACCTTCAGCCAGTACGCGACCCTGCTCGGCGACCCGGGGCTGATCAACAACGCGCTGCCGGCCTGGCTGGCCGTGACCGCCCGCGACGTGCGCAGGGTGACCGCCGAGGTCATGAGCCCGGACAACCGGGCGGTCGTGACCTTCGTGCCCGATCTCGCGGACGAGCAAGAGGCGGCAGCGTGACGTTGATCAGCTCACGGCCCTCGGTCGGAAGCCCAAGGCCGTGGAGCTTCCCGGCGTTCGAGCGGCATGAGATCGCGGGCGGACGGGTGATCACGTGTCACTTGCCCGGTCGCGCGCTAGGGGTGACGTCGCTGGTCATGGACGCAGGCGCGAGCTCCGAACGGACCGGCCACGAGGGAGTCGCCGAGCTGGTCGCACGCGCGTTGTCGGAGGGCACTCCCGATCTCGACGCGTATGAGTTCGCGGTTGCCGGCGAGCGGCTGGGTGCAAGCTGGCGGGCCGCTTCGGACTGGGACTCGCTGCGGTGCGGGTTCGAGGTCCCGGTCGGTGAGATCGCCGCGGCGACCGACTTGCTCGCCGCCGCCGTGCGCGACGCGGTCTTCGCGGACGGCACGCTCGACCGGATCCGCGACGAGCGCATCGACGAGGTAAGCATCGAGCTCAGCCAGCCTGCTGCGCGGGCCGGCGAGGCGCTCGCCGGAGAGGTGTTCGCCGACGCCAGCCGCTACCACCTCTCGGACGGTGGCGACATCGCCTCCCTCGAGTCGATCTCGAACGACGACATCCGCGGCTTCAGGGCCGCCCGGCTCGGCCCGTCAACGGCAACCCTGATCCTGGTCGGCGACCTCGAGGCGGTCGACGTCGAGGCGCTCGGGCATCGTGTCTTCGCCGGCTGGCCGGACGCCGACCCGGCGCCTGCGGCTCCCGACGTCTCGCCCAGGCAAACCGGCCGGCGGGTCGTTGTGGTCGACCGCCCTGGCTCGGTGCAGTCGATGCTGCTGCTCGGGCACGACGGCCCGCCGCGCAAGATCGACGACTACGTGGCGATGACCACGATGTCGCTCGTGCTCGGCGGGATGTTCTCCTCCCGGCTCAACATGAAGATCCGCGAGGAGAAGGGTTACGCGTACGGCGCGCACTGCGGTTTCGACACCCGCAAGCACGGTGGGCTGTTCGCCGCCCGCGCCGCCGTACAGAGCGACGTGACCATCCCGGCGATCGCCGACATGGTCGCGGAGATCGAACGCCTCCACGACGGTGGCGTCGAAGAGGAGGAGCTCGAACAAGCCCGCGCGTACCGGGCCGGGGTCTTCCCGATCAACTTCGCCGCGGTCAACGCGGTGGCAGGCGGCCTCGGTGATCTCGTGATCAACGACTTCCCCGACGACCACTTCGACCGGTTGCGCGCGAGGGTCCTCGACGTGCGGAAGGAAGAGCTGGACGCCAGCGCGGCCGGCCGGCTTCGACCCGCGGACCTGGTAACCGTCGTTGTCGGCGATGCCAACGGGTTCGCCGGCGAGCTGGATGCCGCCGGGCTCGGGCCGGTCGAGGTCGTTCCCGACGAGGCCTGAGCGCATGCCCCGGGCCGCTGCGCGGCTCCTGATCGGACCGATGCTTGCGGTTGCCGCGCTGGTGCCGTTCCTGGATGCACCTGCTGCGGCCGCACAGCCGGCGCCGCAACGGCAGGTGGTGGTCATCGCCGTACCCGACCTGCAGTGGCGAGACCTTGCGCACCTTCCGGTCCTGTCGCGGTACGCCGCTGGGTCCTCGGTCGGCGATCTCTCGGTCCGTGGCGAGCCGACCGCATCGCGCTGTGCGGACGGCAGCCTCACGTTCGCTGCCGGCAACCGTGCGGACGCCGGGGGAGCGACCAGCTGCACGCTGTCAGCGGCCAGCCGGGCCGCGTTGCTGGCCAAGCTTCGCAACGACCGGTACGGCGCGGACATCGCCGCGCTCGGCGATGCGCTGAAGTCGTCGCACGTGTCGACCGCAGCGGTTGGTCCTGGCGCCGCACTGCTGCTGGCCGACTCCGCCGGACGCGTCGGGCTGGTCACGACCGACCTGGCAACGGCAATCGGGCGGGCCGAGGTCGTGGCCGTGCTCGATCCCGAGCTGTACACGTCGGACCCAGCCGGCCGGGTTGCGGCAGATGCCCGCCTCGATGCCGCCCTGGCCGGCCAGCTCGCGACCGTGCCGCCGACCGCGACGGTGCTCGTGGCGGGCACGAGCGACGGGCCGGTCGGCGGCCCGAACCTGCACGTGCTCATCGTGCATGGGCCGGGCTGGCGGCACGTGGAGCTCGGCTCGGGCAGCACTCGCTCGCGGTTCGTCCAGCTGATCGACCTCGCGCCGACCGTCCTCTCCAGGCTCGGGCTGTCGATACCGACGACGATGATCGGGCGGCCGGTCCACGACACCTCGCACGCCGTCCCATCCGCGGCCGCCTTCGTCGACGCCAACCGCCACGACCTGGCGGCGCGCCGGCTCGACAACCCGCTGCGGATCGCGCTCGGCGTTGCCGGGATGGTCGTGCTCGCCCTGCTCGTGCTGGCGTGGTGGCGACGCGCCCGCCCGTGGTCAGAGGCGGCCATCTGGCTGAGCCGGCTCGCGGTCGGGATCCCGATCGCCAGCTGGCTGCTTCAGGTCGGTCCGTGGTGGCGGCCGGGGCTCGCTTGGTATCCGCTGTTGCTCGGCATCGTGCTGCTCGCATTCGCCGCGCTGATCGCCGCCGCCGCCCGCTGGTCGGCCGTCGCGGCGGTCGCGGTCGTGCCCGCGGTCACCGCCGTGGTTCTCGCGGTCGACGAGCTCGTCGGCTCCCCGCTTCAGGCGTCGAGCCCGCTGGGCAACCTCGCTACGGTC
It encodes the following:
- a CDS encoding pitrilysin family protein, whose translation is MTLISSRPSVGSPRPWSFPAFERHEIAGGRVITCHLPGRALGVTSLVMDAGASSERTGHEGVAELVARALSEGTPDLDAYEFAVAGERLGASWRAASDWDSLRCGFEVPVGEIAAATDLLAAAVRDAVFADGTLDRIRDERIDEVSIELSQPAARAGEALAGEVFADASRYHLSDGGDIASLESISNDDIRGFRAARLGPSTATLILVGDLEAVDVEALGHRVFAGWPDADPAPAAPDVSPRQTGRRVVVVDRPGSVQSMLLLGHDGPPRKIDDYVAMTTMSLVLGGMFSSRLNMKIREEKGYAYGAHCGFDTRKHGGLFAARAAVQSDVTIPAIADMVAEIERLHDGGVEEEELEQARAYRAGVFPINFAAVNAVAGGLGDLVINDFPDDHFDRLRARVLDVRKEELDASAAGRLRPADLVTVVVGDANGFAGELDAAGLGPVEVVPDEA
- a CDS encoding DUF2007 domain-containing protein, which gives rise to MSNHARRRYAGHVEEFDSDTGFWHRLRKMVRSAPGPVAVGFAGSTVEAELMVGYLRSQGIHAVSSSDDAGGVEPALQTSSGVRVLVPHRQHAEARRALEERK
- a CDS encoding AMP-dependent synthetase is translated as WGETIKAIVVRTADSTTTEAELIAYCKSKIAGYKAPTSIDFVEVIPRTATGKVQKFRLRDPYWAGRDRQIN
- a CDS encoding pitrilysin family protein; translation: MAPSVDYPHTEHRLGNGLRVIVNEDHLAPVVAVNIWYDVGSRHEQPGRTGFAHLFEHLMFQGSANVKRGEHFSIVNAAGGTLNGTTWCDRTNYYETLPAHHLATALWLEADRMGGLLHSLDQPNLDNQRDVVKNEKRQTRDNQPYGSWLEHLHELCYPTDHPYHHTTIGSMADLDAASLEDARSFYETWYAPDNAVLTIVGDVETSEAILLAERYFGGIPAKGGFPTPPPTAIAPRLGGELRRTVPDRVPVPRVFVAYRTAPFGTAEFDAVQVASTVLGGGRGSRLYKALVLDRQLLQPSDSAIVDSWPFIGGATLTIADLPAREGVEIGALEAAYHQEVARLADEVSDEEVERAKALITSQWLHHLASADGRADTFSQYATLLGDPGLINNALPAWLAVTARDVRRVTAEVMSPDNRAVVTFVPDLADEQEAAA